The segment TACAGTGGATAAAGTACAGCCAACTTATACCTATAGGAGAGAAAAATGATCAGAAATCTTGATCCAAAAGCTGAGCTGCCATGGGATCTATTGCTGGAAGCAGATCCTAACCGCCAACTGGTGACTTCGTATATCGATGATAGTCAACTGTTGGTATATGAAGAAGAGACGATCGTAGGGGTCATCGCTTTTCAAGAAAGAGAAGACGAATGGGAGATCATGAATCTGGCAGTGGCTGAAGATCAGCGAGGCAAAGGAATCGCCGGTCAGTTATTAGACGCAAGTTTTGCTAAAATGAACCGGCAAGCCCCCAAAAAGAAGAGCGTAATCAAGACGGGTGATCTGCCATCGCCGGCATTGCATTTATACATGAAAAAAGGTTTCCAGCCGACAGCATTAATAGAAAATTATTTTGTAACGCATTATCCAGAACCAATCTATGAGAATGGTCAACAATTACGGAATCAATTGATTTTAACAAAAAATTTTTGATTTATATTGAATAGTAATCGCTTACTAAAAAGCGACGGAGAGGAAGAGTACACATGGGAATATTAGTATTTG is part of the Enterococcus mediterraneensis genome and harbors:
- a CDS encoding GNAT family N-acetyltransferase, with the protein product MIRNLDPKAELPWDLLLEADPNRQLVTSYIDDSQLLVYEEETIVGVIAFQEREDEWEIMNLAVAEDQRGKGIAGQLLDASFAKMNRQAPKKKSVIKTGDLPSPALHLYMKKGFQPTALIENYFVTHYPEPIYENGQQLRNQLILTKNF